A region of Salvia splendens isolate huo1 chromosome 17, SspV2, whole genome shotgun sequence DNA encodes the following proteins:
- the LOC121774362 gene encoding B3 domain-containing transcription factor VRN1-like, which produces MAAPHMNDGEYARRPSFFKCYSESLHSNGIVSICSIISYMLDSCVNHLQRFPPEFVGQHGASLPHQCVLMMPNGRVWGVSLLRVANGFFFRVGWRNFVQANEIVNLDLLIFTWLGGGTFHVKWFDFGSGCPSKSDLGALGDNPNVKDYYSPDIKSSNDYSPSETEFDAEAEDEHEEEVMLPAERERSTFNVELPLSFWNAHIPASSMDAQCAYFTTFDNTWEMRIGTSKGKLWIQHGWKCFVRDNALVQGDRLYFQLVDNDDVQFYVNINL; this is translated from the exons ATGGCCGCTCCCCATATGAATGACGGTGAATATGCGAGGAGACCAAGTTTCTTCAAGTGCTACTCCGAGAGTCTCCACAGCAACGGAATAGTAAGTATCTGCTCTATTATTTCATATATGTTAGATTCTTGTGTCAACCATCTGCAGCGCTTTCCTCCTGAATTTGTTGGTCAGCATGGGGCATCCTTACCACATCAATGTGTTCTTATGATGCCCAATGGGAGAGTATGGGGTGTAAGCTTGTTGAGAGTTGCGAATGGCTTCTTCTTCAGGGTTGGATGGAGAAACTTCGTTCAGGCTAACGAAATCGTGAATTTGGACTTGCTGATCTTCACATGGCTTGGTGGAGGCACGTTCCATGTGAAATGGTTTGATTTCGGTAGTGGTTGCCCATCGAAAAGTGACTTAGGAG CTCTTGGAGATAATCCAAACGTCAAAGACTACTACTCTCCTGATATAAAATCATCTAACGATTACTCTCCGTCTGAAACTGAGTTCGATGCAGAGGCTGAGGATGAACACGAAGAAGAGGTGATGTTGCCCGCCGAGCGCGAACGCTCCACTTTCAATGTG GAACTGCCACTTAGTTTCTGGAATGCTCACATCCCTGCCTCCTCTATGGATGCTCAATGTGCCTACTTCACCACTTTTGACAACACTTGGGAGATGCGTATAGGTACTAGCAAAGGCAAGCTTTGGATTCAACATGGGTGGAAGTGCTTTGTGAGAGACAATGCCTTAGTTCAAGGAGATCGGCTGTACTTCCAGTTGGTGGATAACGATGATGTGCAATTTTATGTGAACATTAACCTTTGA